From Ananas comosus cultivar F153 linkage group 8, ASM154086v1, whole genome shotgun sequence, one genomic window encodes:
- the LOC109713750 gene encoding transcription factor bHLH96-like yields the protein MSSTLGGLCSSELPSFFIYDTINATQLHYTNPSESAAVLGPAPPEAAAAAAVEQQQMRVQGGKRKRRRRPRSGGSKEEVESQRMTHIAVERNRRRLMNDHLAVLRSLMPDSYIQRVLYTN from the coding sequence ATGAGTAGTACACTCGGAGGACTATGTTCGAGTGAGCTCCCCAGCTTCTTCATCTACGACACCATCAACGCCACGCAGCTCCACTACACCAACCCCTCGGAAAGCGCGGCGGTGCTCGGCCCCGCGCCGCCcgaggcagcggcggcggcggcggtggagcaGCAGCAGATGAGGGTGCAGGGAGGGAagaggaagcggcggcggcggccgaggagcggcggcagcaaggaggaggtggagagcCAGCGGATGACGCACATCGCCGTCGAGCGCAACCGCCGCCGCCTCATGAACGACCACCTCGCCGTCCTCCGCTCCCTCATGCCCGACTCCTACATCCAAAGAGTACtatatactaattaa